In a single window of the Streptomyces sp. NBC_00353 genome:
- a CDS encoding pyridoxal-phosphate-dependent aminotransferase family protein → MTHPFLDLAPLTAAHFAVIEQRVAGLLATEQDVVIMQGEALLPLEGCIRSGARPGSTALNVVTGPYGQTFGNWLRDCGANVIDLAVPFHTAVTADQVAQALAAHPEIDFVSLVHAEAATGNTNPVAEIGEVVRAHGALFMLDAVASVGAEPLLPDVWGVDLCVIGAQKAMGGPAGVSAVSVSARAWERIAANPEAPRHSYLSLLDWKERWIDGGRKALLHAPAQLEMLALEACLERIEAEGPEALMARHAAAAAATRAGAVALGGGLAPYVHEAKDAAPVATTLRAPAGVDAAGLVAKALATDPSLPLIAGGGALSKEMIRVNHYGVDATRGVVQSSIAALGSALADEGRQVDFEAARKAVSETWPSE, encoded by the coding sequence GTGACGCACCCCTTCCTCGACCTCGCCCCGCTCACCGCCGCGCACTTCGCCGTCATCGAGCAGCGCGTGGCCGGTCTCCTCGCCACCGAGCAGGACGTCGTCATCATGCAGGGCGAGGCACTGCTTCCTCTCGAAGGCTGCATCCGGAGCGGCGCCCGGCCCGGTTCGACCGCGCTGAACGTGGTCACGGGGCCGTACGGACAGACCTTCGGGAACTGGCTGCGGGACTGCGGTGCCAATGTGATCGACCTGGCCGTGCCGTTCCACACGGCGGTCACCGCCGACCAGGTCGCACAGGCGCTCGCCGCGCACCCGGAGATCGATTTCGTCTCGCTGGTCCACGCGGAGGCGGCCACCGGCAACACCAACCCGGTCGCCGAGATCGGTGAGGTCGTCCGGGCCCACGGGGCGCTCTTCATGCTGGATGCCGTCGCCTCGGTGGGCGCCGAGCCGCTGCTGCCGGACGTGTGGGGTGTCGACCTGTGCGTGATCGGCGCGCAGAAGGCGATGGGCGGCCCGGCCGGGGTGTCGGCGGTGTCGGTGAGCGCGCGCGCCTGGGAGCGGATCGCCGCCAACCCCGAGGCCCCGCGCCACTCGTACCTCTCCCTCCTGGACTGGAAGGAGCGCTGGATCGACGGCGGCCGCAAGGCGCTCCTGCACGCCCCCGCGCAGCTGGAGATGCTGGCGCTCGAGGCGTGCCTGGAGCGGATCGAGGCGGAGGGCCCGGAGGCGCTGATGGCCCGGCACGCGGCGGCCGCCGCGGCCACGAGGGCGGGCGCGGTGGCGCTCGGCGGCGGCCTGGCGCCGTATGTGCACGAGGCGAAGGACGCGGCGCCGGTCGCCACGACGCTGCGCGCCCCCGCGGGAGTCGACGCCGCCGGGCTGGTCGCCAAGGCGCTCGCGACCGACCCCTCGCTGCCGCTGATCGCGGGCGGCGGGGCCCTGTCCAAGGAGATGATCCGGGTCAATCACTACGGTGTGGATGCGACGCGGGGCGTGGTGCAGTCCTCGATCGCGGCTCTGGGGTCGGCGCTGGCCGATGAGGGCCGGCAGGTCGACTTCGAAGCTGCCCGCAAGGCCGTTTCGGAAACCTGGCCGAGCGAATAA
- a CDS encoding amidohydrolase family protein: MSDHKAQPVLHVKGRVLVGPDDVRDELWAVGGRISYERPPGADAAETVTGWVLPGLVDAHCHVGLDHHGPVDAATSEKQALTDREAGTLLIRDAGSPSDTRWIDDREDLPKIVRAGRHIARTRRYIRNYAHEIEPGDLVAYVAQEARRGDGWVKLVGDWIDRDAGDLTACWPRGEVEAAIAEAHRLGARVTAHCFAEAALVDLVEAGIDCIEHATGLTEDTIPLFAERGVAIVPTLVNIATFPDLATGGEAKFPRWSAHMRQLYERRYETVRAAYDAGVPVYVGTDAGGSLAHGLVAAEVAELVKAGIPAREALSATAWGARAWLGRPGLEEGAPADLVVYDEDPRADVRVLAAPRQVVLNGRVIG, from the coding sequence ATGAGTGATCACAAGGCGCAGCCGGTGCTGCACGTGAAGGGGCGGGTGCTCGTCGGTCCCGACGACGTCAGGGACGAGCTGTGGGCGGTCGGCGGGCGGATCTCGTACGAGCGGCCACCCGGCGCGGACGCGGCGGAGACCGTCACCGGCTGGGTGCTGCCGGGTCTGGTCGATGCCCACTGCCATGTGGGGCTCGATCACCACGGCCCGGTCGACGCCGCCACGAGCGAGAAGCAGGCGCTCACCGACCGGGAGGCCGGCACGCTGCTCATCCGGGACGCCGGATCGCCCTCCGACACCCGGTGGATCGACGACCGGGAGGACCTTCCCAAGATCGTCCGGGCCGGCCGTCATATCGCCAGGACCCGCAGGTACATCCGGAACTACGCCCATGAGATCGAGCCCGGCGACCTCGTCGCGTACGTCGCGCAGGAGGCGCGGCGCGGCGACGGCTGGGTCAAGCTGGTCGGCGACTGGATCGACCGGGACGCCGGTGACCTGACCGCCTGCTGGCCGCGCGGCGAGGTCGAGGCGGCCATCGCCGAGGCACACCGGCTCGGCGCACGGGTCACCGCACACTGCTTCGCCGAGGCCGCTCTCGTCGATCTCGTCGAGGCCGGGATCGACTGCATCGAGCATGCGACGGGCCTGACCGAGGACACCATTCCGCTCTTCGCCGAGCGCGGCGTCGCGATCGTCCCGACGCTGGTCAACATCGCCACGTTCCCGGACCTCGCGACGGGCGGCGAGGCCAAGTTCCCGCGCTGGTCGGCGCATATGCGGCAGCTGTACGAGCGCCGTTACGAGACCGTGCGCGCGGCGTACGACGCAGGGGTGCCGGTCTATGTCGGCACCGACGCGGGCGGCTCGCTGGCCCATGGACTCGTGGCGGCGGAGGTCGCCGAACTGGTCAAGGCCGGCATCCCGGCGCGCGAGGCGCTCTCGGCGACCGCCTGGGGTGCCCGCGCATGGCTCGGGCGGCCGGGGCTGGAGGAGGGCGCCCCGGCGGACCTGGTGGTGTACGACGAGGACCCGCGGGCGGATGTACGGGTGCTGGCGGCGCCGCGCCAGGTGGTGCTGAACGGGCGGGTGATCGGCTGA
- a CDS encoding SCO1860 family LAETG-anchored protein — MNSNTFRLAALAVAAAPVALLVAAPAHATGATTTTGGGKASAVVLRTALDVSLLSKTVDVPLEATLNEVHAPASAEQTALRVRLDGVNHGRPFSVLRADVATAKATVDKRRAEGYSNLAKARVHLPGLPLLSLIEVEKVTSKAVCEVGRKPVAESNVLGRVSVLGKRVTLTSGGTTRVDVPGVGEVTLDLSKTRTTSRTAAAAALRLEVSVNPLKLNVADVKGEVTLAEATCETPKGPEPTKPAGGSDGGSGDGGSGDGGTTGGDSGDGGTEVKPQTGTGHAPAAVDTNLAETGGSSTTPYIAGGAALLLALGAGAMVVARGRGAQD, encoded by the coding sequence TTGAACAGCAACACCTTCCGCCTGGCCGCCCTGGCGGTCGCCGCCGCTCCTGTCGCTCTGCTGGTCGCCGCCCCGGCGCACGCCACCGGAGCGACCACGACCACCGGTGGCGGGAAGGCGAGCGCGGTCGTGCTCCGTACCGCACTCGATGTATCGCTCCTGAGCAAGACCGTCGATGTGCCGCTCGAGGCCACGCTGAACGAGGTGCACGCACCGGCGAGCGCCGAGCAGACCGCGCTCCGCGTGCGGCTCGACGGCGTGAATCACGGGCGCCCGTTCAGCGTGCTGCGCGCCGACGTGGCCACGGCGAAGGCGACCGTCGACAAGCGCCGGGCGGAGGGTTACAGCAACCTGGCGAAGGCCCGTGTGCATCTGCCCGGACTGCCGCTGCTTTCGCTCATCGAGGTCGAGAAGGTCACCTCGAAGGCGGTCTGCGAGGTGGGCCGCAAGCCCGTCGCCGAATCCAATGTGCTGGGCCGTGTCTCGGTCCTCGGCAAGCGGGTCACGCTCACCTCGGGCGGCACCACGCGGGTCGACGTGCCGGGTGTGGGAGAGGTGACGCTCGACCTGTCGAAGACGCGGACCACGTCCCGTACCGCGGCGGCCGCCGCGCTCCGGCTGGAGGTGTCGGTCAACCCGCTCAAGCTGAACGTCGCCGACGTCAAGGGGGAGGTCACGCTCGCCGAGGCGACCTGCGAGACCCCGAAGGGGCCCGAGCCCACCAAGCCGGCGGGCGGCAGCGACGGCGGCTCCGGCGACGGCGGCTCCGGGGACGGCGGCACCACCGGTGGCGACAGCGGCGACGGCGGAACCGAAGTGAAGCCCCAGACCGGGACCGGGCACGCCCCGGCGGCGGTCGACACCAATCTCGCGGAGACCGGCGGCAGCTCCACGACGCCCTACATCGCAGGCGGCGCGGCCCTGCTGCTGGCGCTGGGTGCGGGCGCCATGGTCGTGGCCCGCGGGCGCGGCGCCCAGGACTGA
- a CDS encoding cobyrinate a,c-diamide synthase, whose product MVTIPRLVIAAPASGSGKTTVATGLMAAFTQRGLAVSPHKVGPDYIDPGYHSLATGRAGRNLDAYMCGPELVAPLFAHGARGCDLAIVEGVMGLYDGASGQGELASTAHVAKLLQAPVVLVVDASSQSRSVAALVHGFASWDPEVRISGVILNKVGSDRHEMLLREALDESGVPVMGVLRRAEQVATPSRHLGLVPVAERRGDAVSAVAAMGAQVGAGCDLDALMALARSAPRSPAGSGAWDPVEAVRGAVAGGGACDAAVPLPGPARNLGSGARTPDGPESGGPDGPGRGRPVIAVAGGPAFTFSYAEHSELLAAAGAEVVTFDPLRDVALPEGTRGLVIGGGFPEVYAPELSANEPLRKAVADLAAAGAPVAAECAGLLYLSRSLDGLPMCGVLDAEGRMSKRLTLGYREAVAITDSALAAVGTRLRGHEFHRTVLEPGAGSAPAWGMHLPERRVEGFVQQGVHASYLHTHWASAPGIARRFVGRAAE is encoded by the coding sequence GTGGTGACGATTCCGCGACTGGTGATTGCCGCGCCGGCCTCCGGCAGCGGCAAGACCACCGTGGCGACGGGTCTGATGGCGGCCTTCACTCAGCGCGGTCTCGCCGTGTCGCCGCACAAGGTCGGACCCGACTACATCGACCCCGGCTATCACTCGCTGGCCACCGGGCGGGCGGGGCGCAACCTCGACGCGTACATGTGCGGGCCGGAGCTGGTCGCTCCGCTGTTCGCGCACGGGGCGCGTGGGTGCGACCTGGCGATCGTCGAGGGGGTGATGGGGCTGTACGACGGGGCCTCCGGGCAGGGCGAGTTGGCGTCGACCGCCCACGTCGCGAAGTTGTTGCAGGCACCGGTGGTGCTGGTCGTGGACGCGTCGTCGCAGTCGCGGTCGGTCGCCGCGCTGGTGCACGGCTTCGCCTCGTGGGATCCGGAGGTACGGATCAGCGGGGTGATCCTCAACAAGGTCGGCTCGGACCGGCACGAGATGCTGCTCCGGGAGGCGCTGGACGAGTCCGGTGTGCCGGTGATGGGGGTGCTGCGGCGGGCCGAGCAGGTGGCCACGCCCTCGCGGCATCTGGGACTGGTGCCGGTGGCCGAGCGGCGGGGCGATGCGGTGTCCGCAGTCGCGGCGATGGGCGCGCAGGTGGGCGCCGGGTGTGATCTGGATGCGTTGATGGCGTTGGCGCGGTCGGCGCCCCGGTCGCCTGCGGGCTCGGGGGCGTGGGATCCGGTGGAGGCCGTGCGGGGTGCGGTGGCAGGCGGAGGCGCCTGCGACGCGGCCGTTCCCCTGCCCGGCCCTGCCCGGAACCTGGGCTCCGGTGCTCGGACACCGGACGGACCGGAGAGTGGTGGCCCGGACGGACCCGGTCGTGGCCGGCCCGTCATTGCCGTGGCCGGGGGGCCGGCGTTCACCTTCTCCTACGCGGAGCACAGCGAGCTCCTCGCCGCCGCCGGGGCCGAGGTCGTGACGTTCGATCCGCTGCGGGACGTGGCTCTGCCCGAGGGCACCCGGGGGCTCGTGATCGGCGGCGGGTTCCCGGAGGTGTACGCCCCCGAGCTGTCCGCCAACGAGCCGCTCCGCAAGGCCGTTGCCGATCTCGCGGCCGCCGGGGCGCCGGTCGCGGCCGAGTGCGCCGGGCTGCTCTATCTGTCGCGTTCGCTCGACGGGCTGCCGATGTGCGGGGTGCTCGACGCCGAGGGCCGGATGTCGAAGCGGCTGACGCTCGGCTACCGGGAGGCCGTCGCGATCACCGACAGTGCGCTGGCCGCGGTCGGCACACGGCTGCGCGGGCACGAGTTCCACCGGACGGTGCTGGAGCCGGGTGCCGGTTCCGCGCCCGCATGGGGCATGCATCTGCCGGAGCGGCGTGTGGAGGGCTTCGTGCAACAGGGCGTCCATGCCAGCTATCTGCATACGCACTGGGCTTCGGCGCCGGGCATCGCCCGGCGGTTCGTCGGGCGGGCCGCGGAATGA